The segment AGTAAGGCTCTTGAGGAGTAATCTTACAAAGGATGAAGTAATTCCGAAGATAAAAGAACTTGTAAATGCGCTTTATAATGAAATTCCAACTGGTGTTGGTTCAAGGGGTAAAATCAGACTTGATTCATTTTCAGAAAAAGAACTTCTAAGAAAGGGAGCTAGATGGGCAGTGGAGAATGGCTACGGTGAACCATCAGACCTTGAAAAAATTGAGTCAGGAGGTGCTATTGAAGGAGCAGATCCATCAATAATAAGTGATAAGGCCTATGAAAGAGGAAGGGCACAGCAAGGAACACTTGGATCGGGAAACCACTTCCTTGAGGTTCAGTATGTTGATGAGATATACGATGAAAAGGCTGCAAATGAGTTAGGCCTCTTTAAAGGCCAGATAACAGTCATGATTCATACAGGCTCAAGGGGATTCGGCCATCAGGTATGTACAGATTTTCTTGAGGTCATGGAAAGGGCAGCAAAGAAATATGGTATTGAACTGCCTGATAAGGAACTTGCATGCGCACCAGTGAACAGTCCTGAAGCACAGGATTATCTTGCTGCAATGAGAGCTGCTGCTAATTATGCCTGGGCAAACAGGCAGTGTTTAATGCACTGGACAAAGGAATGTTTTATGAAGGTCTTCAATATATCACCTAGAGAACTCGGTCTAACACTTATATACGATGTTGCCCATAATATTGCTAAGATAGAGGAACATTTGATTAATGGTAAAAAGATGAAGCTCATTGTCCATAGAAAGGGTGCCACAAGGGCCTTCCCGCCAGGACATCCTGAGCTTCCTGAAATATACAGAAAGCTCGGTCAGCCAGTGATAATTCCTGGTGATATGGGAAGATATTCTTATCTTTTACTGGGCACAGAAAAGGCCATGCAGGAGACCTTTGGCTCCACTTGCCATGGAGCTGGCAGACTTCTTTCACGACATCAGGCAATTAAAAAGGCTAAAGGAAGGGCAATCGCAAGGGAGATGGAAGACAGAGGAATTATTGTTAGATCAGCAGGAAGAGAGACACTTGCTGAGGAGATGTCAGAGGCGTATAAAGACGTATCTAATGTTGTTGAGGTTGTGCACAGAGCTGGCATTTCAAAAAAGGTGGCAAGACTCCATCCTATCGGCGTGATTAAGGGATAGAAATTTGGAAAAACTCAGGATCGGAAAGATTCCCTTTCTTAATCTCTTTCCTTTTTTTTATTATCTTGAAAGACTGCAAGAATCTTACTTTGAATTCATTGAGGATGTACCGTCTGTTTTAAATAAAAAACTGAGAACTGGTGAAATTGATGTAAGTCCATCATCATCAATAGAATATCTTATGAATGAAGAACTTTACGAATTAATAGATAATCACTCCATCAGCTCAATGGGTCCTGTAAAAAGCATCCTCCTCTTCAGCAAGAAACC is part of the Thermodesulfovibrionales bacterium genome and harbors:
- a CDS encoding RtcB family protein; this translates as MAIEGLRRIDENRLEVPQTYKPGMRTNGIIFVDEELEKELEKESIEQVANVATLPGIVGSSLAMPDIHTGYGFAIGGVAAFDIKDGIVSPGGVGYDINCGVRLLRSNLTKDEVIPKIKELVNALYNEIPTGVGSRGKIRLDSFSEKELLRKGARWAVENGYGEPSDLEKIESGGAIEGADPSIISDKAYERGRAQQGTLGSGNHFLEVQYVDEIYDEKAANELGLFKGQITVMIHTGSRGFGHQVCTDFLEVMERAAKKYGIELPDKELACAPVNSPEAQDYLAAMRAAANYAWANRQCLMHWTKECFMKVFNISPRELGLTLIYDVAHNIAKIEEHLINGKKMKLIVHRKGATRAFPPGHPELPEIYRKLGQPVIIPGDMGRYSYLLLGTEKAMQETFGSTCHGAGRLLSRHQAIKKAKGRAIAREMEDRGIIVRSAGRETLAEEMSEAYKDVSNVVEVVHRAGISKKVARLHPIGVIKG